In a genomic window of candidate division WOR-3 bacterium:
- the truA gene encoding tRNA pseudouridine(38-40) synthase TruA, whose translation MSEKSAELNPEFIPRQRTDTARSDRRWERNIRLTIEFDGTAYAGWQIQSNCQTVQGMLTAAVEAVLGTKVVIHGCSRTDAGVSARNYVANFRCPVKMPVERIPPALNHHLPDDIFVKDAEVVADDFHARYSARGKVYSYYIVCGRSPLRRRFAWEYTGRIDIERLKNCRQLFLGTSDFSRFCYDRSGGGWCTVRSITVQQRHDELVVTVRGDRFLYKMVRRIVGALVAYATGRITKRDIRAALNGRKHRPFVTAPACGLILERVIY comes from the coding sequence GTGTCTGAAAAGTCGGCAGAGTTAAACCCCGAATTCATACCGAGGCAGCGGACTGACACTGCCCGGTCGGATCGCCGGTGGGAGCGGAATATCCGTCTGACAATTGAGTTTGACGGCACCGCCTATGCCGGGTGGCAAATTCAATCCAACTGCCAGACGGTGCAGGGCATGCTTACCGCAGCTGTTGAGGCGGTTCTGGGTACAAAGGTTGTAATCCATGGCTGCAGCCGGACCGATGCAGGGGTGTCGGCGCGGAACTATGTGGCTAATTTCCGCTGTCCGGTAAAAATGCCGGTTGAGCGTATTCCACCGGCACTTAATCACCACCTGCCCGATGATATTTTTGTTAAAGATGCTGAAGTCGTTGCCGACGATTTTCACGCCCGTTACAGTGCCCGGGGAAAGGTTTATTCCTATTACATTGTCTGCGGGCGGTCGCCGTTAAGGCGCCGGTTTGCCTGGGAATATACGGGCAGAATTGATATCGAAAGACTGAAAAACTGTCGGCAGCTGTTTCTGGGTACCAGCGATTTCAGCCGGTTCTGCTATGACCGTTCGGGCGGTGGCTGGTGCACGGTGCGGTCAATTACAGTCCAGCAGCGTCACGATGAGCTGGTCGTAACCGTGCGGGGTGACCGGTTTCTCTATAAGATGGTGCGGCGGATTGTCGGCGCACTGGTGGCGTATGCCACCGGCAGAATCACTAAAAGGGATATCCGAGCCGCACTGAACGGCAGAAAGCACCGTCCTTTCGTCACCGCACCCGCGTGCGGTCTGATCCTCGAACGGGTGATTTATTGA
- the lspA gene encoding signal peptidase II, translated as MSNSEPVRCTPVLGRSFVWTSILALFADQITKNLVYGIFNRPAAPVSIRIIGDLLKISYNTNPFGVFGISFGAVWLHYLLQLTGIILVLLLALKTRSTYLGCAYGIILGGALGNLVDRVRLGHVIDFIDFEIRSLGFRWFTFNLADAFVVTGVILILLYEFIGGLKSRKKKEQKNENACLSGQQLNHPDRSAGQGSNCTLPD; from the coding sequence ATGTCCAATTCAGAACCCGTCCGCTGCACACCGGTGCTGGGTCGTTCTTTTGTCTGGACCAGCATTCTGGCTTTGTTTGCTGACCAGATAACAAAAAATCTTGTCTACGGGATTTTCAACAGGCCGGCAGCACCCGTTTCAATCCGGATAATAGGTGATCTGCTTAAAATTTCCTATAATACCAACCCCTTCGGGGTATTCGGGATATCATTCGGCGCGGTCTGGCTCCATTACCTGTTGCAGCTCACCGGGATTATATTGGTACTGCTGCTGGCATTAAAGACCCGTAGCACCTATCTCGGCTGTGCCTATGGCATTATTCTGGGCGGTGCGTTGGGTAATCTCGTGGACCGGGTACGGCTGGGTCATGTCATCGATTTCATTGACTTTGAAATCCGTTCACTCGGATTCCGCTGGTTTACATTTAATCTGGCGGATGCCTTTGTAGTAACCGGCGTAATCCTGATCCTACTTTATGAATTCATCGGAGGATTAAAATCGAGAAAAAAGAAGGAGCAAAAAAATGAAAATGCGTGTCTATCTGGACAACAACTCAACCACCCCGATCGATCCGCGGGTCAGGGAAGCAATTGCACCTTACCTGACTGA
- a CDS encoding restriction endonuclease — translation METDSNLLKLFELLTEKPDRSLEPVFAPHTPEGISYPLVESHLKIDAQAAVQLLEDLSRLGYLERQFAERIFLCPRCNADRLKLVFFCPKCHSPEILRTRVLKHRTCGYSGPADDFLRYNRRVCPKCRDELLLLGSDYEDLGYRYRCPHCRELTRSPVERWHCSGCSQLYEKNGVRELVLYKYCVNPEQLKKIQEERIPRSRVKNLLTQEGYDVREAVTVSGRSGARHLIDILAVKRSGPLEHQVVIGFAAGATEIPAEEVIKLYAKAYDVGAQDIILIAGTALSPEAQQFAQHYHIRVYPPDQLDQLIAAAEKTS, via the coding sequence ATGGAAACTGACAGCAACCTGCTGAAACTTTTTGAACTGCTGACAGAAAAACCGGACCGATCGCTGGAACCGGTCTTTGCTCCTCATACCCCTGAGGGCATCAGCTATCCACTCGTAGAATCACACCTGAAAATCGATGCTCAAGCTGCGGTCCAGCTTCTCGAGGATCTCTCCCGGCTCGGATATTTGGAACGCCAGTTCGCGGAAAGAATATTTCTTTGTCCACGATGTAATGCCGATCGGCTGAAGCTTGTTTTTTTCTGTCCCAAGTGCCACTCTCCGGAAATTCTTCGCACCAGAGTATTAAAACATCGAACTTGCGGTTATTCCGGACCGGCGGATGATTTTCTTCGCTATAACCGGAGGGTCTGTCCGAAATGCCGTGATGAATTGCTGCTGCTGGGCAGTGATTATGAAGATCTGGGTTACCGGTACCGGTGCCCTCACTGCCGCGAATTAACCCGGTCCCCGGTAGAACGCTGGCACTGCAGCGGATGCAGTCAGCTGTATGAAAAAAATGGTGTACGCGAACTTGTGCTCTATAAATATTGTGTTAATCCTGAACAGTTGAAAAAGATACAGGAGGAAAGGATACCCCGGAGCCGGGTAAAGAACCTGCTAACTCAGGAAGGGTATGATGTTCGGGAAGCGGTTACTGTATCGGGCCGGTCTGGAGCAAGACATTTGATTGACATTCTCGCGGTCAAGCGATCCGGTCCGCTGGAACACCAAGTCGTTATCGGATTTGCCGCCGGGGCGACCGAAATACCGGCCGAGGAAGTAATAAAGCTTTATGCCAAGGCATATGATGTCGGTGCGCAGGATATTATTCTGATCGCCGGGACCGCATTAAGCCCCGAAGCACAACAGTTTGCCCAGCACTATCATATCCGAGTTTATCCCCCTGATCAGCTCGACCAGCTTATTGCTGCCGCAGAAAAGACATCCTGA
- the ileS gene encoding isoleucine--tRNA ligase, whose amino-acid sequence MDNRVPSNSPPKTVFQPVPSQPDYQEIQRRILKFWEQGRHFYRLMARNRGNPKFKFLDGPITANGPMGVHHAWGRTYKDLFQRYKAMQGFDQRFQNGFDCQGLWVEVEVEKELGFKSKRDIEKFGIDRFVEKCKERVLRFSRIQTQQSILIGQWMDWENSYYTMSEENNYSIWYFLKECHRRGLIYEGTDVMPWCARCGTAISDMEIATEGYRELTHPAVYVKFPLIEREGESLLVWTTTPWTLSSNTGAAVHPDLTYVRAKLGDEVLILAQDRLAVLGTDFRVLEEVPGSELAGLKYRGPFDELPAQQGVEHRVVLWEDVSANEGTGIVHIAPGCGKEDFLLGKEQGLAVIAPLLEDGTFQEGFDWLTGRFAGEVAPDIFENLRSKGLLFRVEDYTHRYPVCWRCGQELVFRLVDEWFIRMDPLREEIMNSARQVRWIPEFGLDRELDWLRNMSDWCISKKRYWGLALPIFKCGCGWFDVIGSRDELRQRAIAGWERFEGHTPHRPWVDEVKIACPQCGSAVSRIKDVGNPWLDAGIVPFSTTHYLSDRQYWQEWFPFDFITESFPGQFRNWFYAILAMSTVLEKCSPFKTVLGYATMKAEDGREMHKSWGNAIEVEEAVEKMGADVMRWVFARHNPVQNLLFGFKVGQEVRRKLLTFWNVYGFFVTYANIDQINPVKLRVEPDDLTLLDRWILSRLNSVVKLARNRLDDYDCMSVALAVEDFIEDLSTWYVRRNRRRFWKSAEDRDKAAAYYTLYQCIVTLIKLVAPIMPFITEDIYQNLVRSCDADAPDSIHLCFYPEPDEKMINLELEREMKMVRALVSLGHAAREKAQIKVRQPLSRMIVSMKSAGSRDWLLPYADIIRDELNIRELQFADSDELPGAGLIIQEDENFAIGLDTSLTPELEYEGIARELVRKIQNMRKSAGFEVVDRIALSCQCAGKLEAAIRMFSDYIRQETLAQDITFAPLADYDSVAEFAINNCPIRVEIKRERK is encoded by the coding sequence ATGGATAATCGGGTGCCTTCCAACTCACCACCGAAAACAGTTTTTCAGCCAGTACCGTCTCAGCCGGACTATCAGGAAATTCAGCGCCGGATTCTGAAATTTTGGGAGCAGGGCCGGCATTTTTACCGGCTGATGGCACGGAACCGCGGTAATCCGAAATTCAAGTTTCTTGACGGTCCGATTACAGCCAACGGTCCGATGGGGGTGCATCATGCCTGGGGCAGAACCTACAAGGATCTCTTCCAGCGATACAAAGCGATGCAGGGTTTTGATCAGCGCTTCCAGAACGGTTTTGACTGTCAGGGGCTCTGGGTTGAGGTAGAGGTAGAAAAGGAGCTGGGTTTCAAGTCCAAGCGGGACATTGAGAAGTTCGGGATCGACCGGTTTGTGGAGAAATGCAAGGAGCGGGTGCTGCGTTTCTCCCGGATTCAGACTCAGCAGTCAATTCTGATTGGACAGTGGATGGACTGGGAGAATTCATATTATACCATGTCGGAAGAAAACAACTACTCCATCTGGTATTTTCTCAAGGAGTGTCATCGCCGCGGGTTGATTTATGAGGGGACCGATGTCATGCCCTGGTGTGCCCGGTGCGGGACTGCGATTTCTGATATGGAGATCGCCACCGAGGGCTACCGGGAACTGACTCATCCGGCAGTTTATGTTAAATTCCCTCTTATTGAAAGAGAAGGTGAAAGTCTGCTGGTCTGGACGACGACCCCCTGGACTCTGAGTTCCAATACCGGGGCTGCGGTTCATCCGGATCTGACCTATGTCCGGGCAAAACTCGGGGATGAGGTGCTGATCCTGGCGCAGGATCGACTGGCGGTGCTGGGCACTGATTTCCGGGTGCTTGAAGAGGTTCCCGGTTCGGAACTTGCCGGGCTGAAGTATCGTGGTCCTTTTGACGAACTGCCTGCTCAGCAGGGTGTCGAGCACCGGGTTGTTCTCTGGGAGGATGTCAGTGCTAATGAAGGTACGGGTATTGTGCACATCGCACCCGGATGCGGCAAGGAGGATTTTCTTCTGGGAAAGGAGCAGGGGCTGGCGGTAATTGCTCCGCTGCTGGAAGACGGCACATTCCAAGAGGGATTTGACTGGCTGACCGGCAGGTTTGCGGGGGAAGTTGCACCCGATATTTTTGAAAACTTACGGAGCAAGGGACTGCTTTTCCGCGTTGAGGATTATACTCACCGCTATCCGGTCTGCTGGCGTTGCGGTCAGGAGCTGGTCTTCCGGCTCGTTGATGAGTGGTTCATCCGGATGGATCCGTTGCGGGAGGAGATAATGAATTCGGCACGACAGGTGCGCTGGATTCCTGAGTTCGGGTTGGACCGTGAACTGGACTGGTTGCGCAATATGTCCGACTGGTGCATCTCCAAGAAGCGTTACTGGGGTCTGGCGCTGCCGATTTTCAAATGCGGCTGTGGCTGGTTTGATGTCATCGGCTCACGGGATGAGCTGAGACAGCGGGCAATAGCCGGCTGGGAACGGTTTGAGGGTCACACACCTCACCGTCCGTGGGTCGATGAGGTGAAAATTGCCTGCCCCCAATGTGGCAGTGCAGTTTCCCGGATTAAGGATGTCGGTAACCCCTGGCTGGATGCAGGGATTGTGCCCTTTTCTACGACCCATTATTTGAGCGACCGTCAATACTGGCAGGAGTGGTTTCCATTTGATTTTATCACCGAATCGTTTCCAGGACAGTTCCGAAACTGGTTCTATGCGATTCTGGCGATGAGTACGGTGCTGGAAAAATGTTCACCTTTCAAGACGGTGCTGGGCTATGCGACGATGAAGGCGGAGGACGGACGGGAGATGCATAAATCGTGGGGAAATGCGATTGAGGTTGAGGAGGCGGTTGAGAAGATGGGGGCGGATGTGATGCGCTGGGTATTTGCCCGTCACAACCCGGTTCAGAATCTGCTTTTCGGTTTCAAAGTTGGGCAGGAGGTCCGACGCAAACTGCTGACCTTCTGGAATGTTTACGGATTTTTTGTCACCTATGCCAACATTGATCAGATCAATCCGGTGAAACTTCGGGTTGAGCCGGATGACCTGACTCTCCTGGATCGCTGGATTCTATCCCGCCTGAATTCGGTGGTGAAGCTGGCACGCAACCGGCTTGATGATTACGACTGTATGAGTGTGGCACTGGCAGTTGAGGATTTTATTGAGGATCTGTCCACCTGGTATGTACGCCGGAACCGGCGGCGCTTCTGGAAATCGGCCGAAGACCGGGATAAAGCAGCTGCCTACTATACACTCTATCAGTGTATAGTGACGCTGATCAAGCTGGTGGCGCCGATCATGCCATTCATAACTGAGGATATATATCAGAATCTCGTCCGGAGCTGTGATGCCGATGCCCCGGATAGCATCCATCTGTGTTTTTACCCCGAACCGGATGAGAAAATGATCAACCTGGAACTGGAGCGGGAGATGAAGATGGTCCGGGCGCTGGTTTCCCTTGGTCATGCGGCGCGGGAAAAGGCACAGATCAAGGTTCGTCAACCTCTTTCCCGGATGATCGTGAGTATGAAATCAGCCGGCAGCCGGGACTGGTTGCTCCCATACGCTGACATCATCCGGGATGAGCTCAATATCCGGGAGCTTCAGTTTGCCGACTCTGATGAGCTGCCCGGTGCGGGACTGATAATTCAGGAGGATGAGAATTTTGCCATCGGGCTGGATACCAGTTTAACTCCGGAGCTGGAGTATGAAGGTATTGCCCGGGAACTGGTGCGCAAGATTCAGAATATGCGCAAATCCGCCGGGTTTGAAGTCGTCGACCGGATTGCACTCAGCTGCCAGTGTGCGGGTAAACTGGAGGCCGCGATCCGGATGTTTTCCGACTATATCCGTCAGGAAACTCTTGCGCAGGATATCACTTTTGCACCACTGGCGGATTATGACTCGGTCGCCGAGTTTGCCATCAATAACTGTCCCATCCGGGTGGAAATAAAGAGAGAGAGGAAGTAA
- a CDS encoding Na/Pi cotransporter family protein: MQSFIVLIAILFAVVSGKAFPGYQLKFATVGDEDISGNNQVGETGSDLPRCLALQVLDRGKPVVHIPVHFSILSEPVENSYPGNFRARLSDTVVYTDQLGIARTRLRLGSNTGEYLIKGETAGSELVFVIRGLKHRWYLGTILEIIGGTAIFLFGLYYGSKGLRRLAGDRLRQVLFALIPNRLLGVLVGIIVTAIFQSSSATVGLLMSLASSGLITVGQSLGVILGADIGTTITIQLLSFRIYEYALFAVAVGLLLMNSSWRLKDIGQVIFGFGLVFFSMKMVLSAVEPVKYLPQFQAFFRAGTMHPFYSFVLALVFTALVRSSAATIGMTVGLSFSGIIGLESAIPLILGANVGSGLTALVTAWNTKSAGRRVALAQLLFKLITTLMIIPVIPPATVFFSRTSPITARQIANAHTLINIAAAVIFLPLLGIIEKLLEVIIPEQADTEAGPRYLDTAALDSPELALAQGTREILRMGEMVQNMLEKSLLFFLENDKEGCRWLALEDDRVDRLEEELMVFLSKIPPESQNPETSKRTRTLFYITEELEHIADIVSKNMVVYIRKRINHNLAFSPAGLEEIKNFHQQVLKNLTMALGCIATWDGKMAQQLAEKRVWGIERKQELQNRHLERLALGLKETLDTSSIHLDLISDLERINFHCSQIGAAIASVAEG, translated from the coding sequence GTGCAGAGTTTTATTGTACTCATCGCAATTCTGTTTGCTGTTGTTAGTGGGAAAGCTTTTCCCGGCTATCAATTAAAATTTGCTACCGTGGGAGATGAGGATATTTCCGGTAATAATCAGGTGGGAGAGACCGGAAGTGATTTGCCCCGCTGCTTGGCACTGCAGGTTTTAGACCGGGGGAAACCTGTTGTCCATATTCCGGTGCATTTTTCCATTTTAAGCGAACCGGTAGAAAACAGTTACCCGGGTAATTTCCGTGCCCGGCTTTCAGACACCGTTGTTTATACCGATCAGCTTGGTATCGCCCGGACGAGACTGAGACTGGGAAGTAATACTGGTGAATATCTGATTAAAGGAGAAACGGCGGGCAGTGAACTGGTGTTTGTGATCCGGGGGTTGAAACATCGCTGGTATCTCGGGACAATTCTGGAAATTATCGGCGGGACAGCAATTTTTCTCTTCGGTTTGTATTACGGTTCAAAAGGGTTAAGGCGACTGGCAGGTGATAGACTGCGGCAGGTCCTTTTTGCACTGATTCCCAACCGGCTACTCGGGGTCTTAGTGGGAATTATTGTCACCGCAATTTTCCAGTCCTCCAGCGCCACGGTCGGGCTTTTAATGTCGCTTGCCTCTTCCGGACTGATTACGGTGGGACAATCACTGGGGGTCATTCTGGGGGCTGATATCGGTACAACAATTACAATCCAGCTGCTTTCATTCCGGATATACGAATACGCCCTTTTTGCTGTGGCAGTCGGATTGCTTTTAATGAATTCAAGCTGGCGGCTGAAGGATATCGGTCAGGTAATTTTCGGATTCGGGCTGGTATTTTTTTCCATGAAGATGGTTCTGAGTGCAGTGGAACCGGTAAAGTATCTGCCCCAATTTCAGGCGTTTTTCCGTGCGGGCACTATGCATCCTTTCTACTCGTTCGTGCTGGCACTGGTTTTTACCGCACTCGTGCGTTCTTCGGCAGCGACGATCGGAATGACGGTCGGACTGTCTTTTTCGGGAATAATCGGGCTGGAAAGTGCAATTCCTTTGATCCTGGGGGCGAACGTTGGCAGCGGTTTAACAGCACTGGTTACAGCATGGAATACCAAGTCTGCAGGCAGACGGGTGGCGCTCGCCCAGCTCCTGTTTAAATTGATTACTACCCTGATGATTATTCCGGTAATCCCACCAGCCACAGTTTTTTTCTCCCGGACCTCGCCAATCACTGCCCGGCAGATTGCCAATGCCCATACACTGATCAACATAGCGGCAGCAGTGATTTTTCTTCCGTTACTTGGCATCATCGAGAAACTGCTGGAGGTGATTATTCCGGAGCAGGCGGATACTGAAGCGGGTCCACGGTATCTTGATACCGCAGCGCTTGATAGTCCGGAACTGGCACTGGCACAGGGGACCCGGGAAATACTGAGAATGGGAGAGATGGTGCAGAATATGCTGGAAAAGTCACTGCTCTTTTTCCTGGAGAATGATAAAGAAGGCTGTCGCTGGTTGGCATTGGAGGATGACCGGGTCGACCGGCTCGAAGAAGAGCTGATGGTTTTTTTATCAAAGATTCCTCCGGAATCACAGAATCCGGAGACATCAAAACGTACGCGGACACTGTTCTATATAACTGAGGAGCTGGAACATATTGCGGACATTGTTTCCAAAAACATGGTGGTATACATCAGAAAAAGGATAAACCACAACCTGGCTTTTTCTCCTGCTGGTCTGGAAGAGATCAAGAATTTTCACCAGCAAGTTCTGAAAAACCTGACAATGGCACTTGGCTGCATTGCCACCTGGGATGGAAAGATGGCACAGCAGTTAGCAGAAAAAAGGGTTTGGGGCATCGAGAGAAAACAGGAATTGCAAAACCGTCACCTTGAAAGGCTGGCACTCGGTTTAAAGGAAACTTTGGATACTTCCTCGATTCACCTGGATTTGATTTCGGATCTCGAAAGAATCAATTTCCACTGTAGCCAGATAGGTGCTGCAATAGCAAGTGTTGCAGAAGGCTAA
- a CDS encoding TraR/DksA C4-type zinc finger protein: MAQKKQRAGSPLSKKDLLRLEKALLEEKQRVLRQSSFTQQVMDTPAAAGDLSSHRTHVADQGTENYQRELASQLKSIESDALREIDAALDRIARGTYGICERCGEPIPLARLEVIPYARLCMKCLKSRQS; this comes from the coding sequence ATGGCACAAAAGAAACAGAGAGCCGGTTCTCCCCTGAGCAAAAAGGACCTGCTGCGGCTGGAAAAGGCACTGCTGGAGGAGAAACAGCGGGTGCTCCGTCAGAGCAGTTTCACTCAGCAGGTTATGGACACACCTGCTGCTGCCGGTGATCTTTCCAGCCATCGCACCCATGTTGCTGATCAGGGGACGGAAAACTACCAGCGGGAACTGGCATCCCAGCTTAAGTCAATTGAGTCCGATGCCCTGCGGGAGATTGACGCTGCCCTGGACCGGATTGCCCGTGGAACCTACGGAATCTGCGAGCGCTGTGGTGAGCCGATACCACTGGCACGCCTGGAAGTGATACCCTATGCCCGGCTGTGTATGAAGTGTCTGAAAAGTCGGCAGAGTTAA
- a CDS encoding PQQ-binding-like beta-propeller repeat protein, with protein sequence MHTRSGMLMLLIAGLLIFTGCPKPPLQPETPHGSEIVFQNTVYSCTTLTSDPAGLKVAYQFDWGDGVRSEWSSWVESGTPYADTHTYVQSGEVSIVVRAKNTKGRISSWSEPLVVNVSPGEGNVLWKFGYYDPEEPEDSADFTNHTFAIGPEGQIYIGSGDICALLCRKANGARRWEFIDPEEEEFSSAPAIAEDGTIYAGTEGGKFYALTSSGTKKWEIDFRSAILTAPAIGADGTVYIQPEDDTVYAIDPANGARKWTFYAGGGVRSPVIGADGTVYISQDDTLFALDPANGSIKWRYGMRQAIAVSPAVDASRNVLYVMDEDGWLASVNLADGSENWQVWISGDATAPVIDENGRVYITGGGRLHAINPVNGAVEWDWVAPVLEEMTMPAVSSEGVIYFLVFSSAVTGATDTLYAVNRDGSRRWAVGLASGTPLDFVSAPKIDSRGLVYIGDGTRAWCVVGKGGPAASSWPMFQADIRNSGRAR encoded by the coding sequence ATGCACACCCGGTCAGGTATGCTGATGTTGCTAATTGCCGGATTACTGATATTTACCGGTTGTCCTAAACCACCATTACAGCCAGAAACACCGCATGGGTCAGAGATTGTATTTCAGAATACGGTTTATTCGTGCACGACGCTAACCTCTGATCCCGCGGGCTTAAAAGTGGCATATCAGTTTGACTGGGGAGATGGCGTGAGGTCAGAATGGTCCAGCTGGGTTGAAAGCGGTACGCCCTATGCCGACACTCATACCTATGTGCAAAGCGGTGAAGTCAGTATCGTGGTCCGGGCTAAGAACACTAAGGGCAGGATTTCGAGCTGGTCCGAGCCGCTGGTAGTTAATGTCAGCCCGGGTGAGGGCAATGTGCTCTGGAAATTCGGTTATTATGATCCTGAGGAACCGGAGGATTCGGCTGATTTTACCAATCATACTTTTGCCATTGGTCCGGAAGGACAGATTTATATCGGTTCCGGCGATATTTGCGCGCTACTCTGTCGAAAAGCCAACGGTGCCCGGCGTTGGGAGTTCATTGACCCGGAGGAGGAGGAGTTCTCTTCTGCACCGGCGATCGCCGAGGACGGCACAATTTATGCCGGAACCGAAGGAGGAAAGTTCTACGCACTGACATCATCCGGGACCAAAAAGTGGGAAATTGATTTTCGTTCCGCCATACTGACCGCGCCGGCAATCGGTGCCGATGGAACAGTTTACATTCAACCCGAGGACGATACAGTTTATGCAATTGACCCTGCTAATGGCGCCCGGAAGTGGACGTTTTATGCCGGCGGCGGAGTGCGGTCACCAGTGATCGGTGCTGACGGAACGGTTTATATTTCTCAGGATGATACCCTGTTTGCGCTGGATCCGGCTAATGGCAGTATCAAATGGCGCTATGGTATGAGGCAGGCGATCGCAGTTTCACCGGCAGTTGACGCCAGCCGTAATGTGCTGTATGTCATGGATGAAGATGGGTGGCTGGCATCTGTAAACCTCGCGGACGGCAGTGAAAACTGGCAGGTCTGGATCAGTGGTGACGCCACAGCCCCGGTGATAGATGAGAATGGGAGAGTCTATATCACCGGCGGGGGACGGCTGCATGCAATAAATCCGGTAAATGGGGCTGTTGAGTGGGACTGGGTTGCTCCGGTTTTGGAGGAAATGACGATGCCGGCGGTATCAAGTGAAGGGGTAATCTACTTCCTGGTGTTCTCTTCGGCGGTAACCGGCGCAACTGATACGCTGTATGCGGTGAACCGGGATGGCAGTCGGCGCTGGGCAGTAGGGTTAGCATCCGGAACACCCTTGGATTTCGTATCTGCCCCCAAAATTGATTCCCGGGGACTGGTGTATATCGGTGACGGAACAAGAGCCTGGTGTGTGGTGGGCAAGGGTGGTCCGGCAGCTTCATCCTGGCCTATGTTTCAGGCGGATATCAGAAATTCAGGACGGGCACGGTAA
- a CDS encoding DOMON domain-containing protein — MKVYAKMFWGLLVVLFPVYAQSRIDTLAVPFDSLMDYRVTVDGYIDAEDNEYPASFRDPATGITVYWGHDDSLVYVGMEAKGKGWLAIGFGSPVMSGSNMIIGLYSDDSLAVFNHIGGERGHRAVSGDIGLIEDWEIDYDDETNTVVMEFVYPLRWRGLEGTAVKSLEPGNVYDFILARNPRSISLKSKHAQKSHRVFRIEAGLIPQDSTLSPKGN, encoded by the coding sequence ATGAAAGTATATGCAAAGATGTTTTGGGGTTTGTTAGTGGTTTTGTTCCCGGTTTACGCACAATCCCGAATCGATACATTAGCTGTTCCTTTCGATTCTTTAATGGATTATCGGGTAACAGTTGACGGCTATATAGATGCAGAAGATAATGAATATCCCGCAAGTTTCCGTGATCCGGCAACAGGGATTACTGTTTACTGGGGGCACGATGATAGCCTCGTTTATGTAGGCATGGAGGCAAAGGGGAAAGGCTGGCTGGCGATCGGATTCGGCTCTCCGGTAATGAGCGGGTCCAATATGATAATTGGCCTTTATTCGGACGATTCACTGGCGGTATTTAATCATATCGGAGGAGAAAGAGGTCATCGTGCAGTTAGTGGTGACATCGGTCTGATTGAAGACTGGGAGATTGACTATGACGATGAAACCAATACTGTGGTAATGGAATTTGTTTATCCCTTGCGCTGGCGGGGACTGGAAGGGACCGCAGTCAAGTCTCTTGAACCAGGCAATGTCTATGACTTCATACTTGCCCGTAATCCCCGTAGTATCTCGCTCAAGTCAAAGCACGCGCAGAAGTCGCACCGGGTGTTCAGAATTGAAGCAGGTCTGATTCCGCAGGATTCTACATTGTCTCCAAAGGGTAACTGA